The proteins below come from a single Chelmon rostratus isolate fCheRos1 chromosome 10, fCheRos1.pri, whole genome shotgun sequence genomic window:
- the LOC121613226 gene encoding transcription factor HES-2-like, whose protein sequence is MSPSITTEANQPLTVRSTVAQRKQANELRKTLKPLLEKRRRARINDSLSHLKSLILPLVGKDNARYSKLEKADILEMTVRFLRDLPSTPVKDSADSYREGYKACLQRVSALLPKTSLDQDACRRVNEFVQQSASATVTPTCLNCCAQGSRTFPQIQQRLQSLKSSFGSRLESQSHSGSGAVAPSRAQPAGPHAVSAAMWRPW, encoded by the exons aTGAGTCCCAGCATCACTACTGAGGCCAACCAGCCTCTCACTGTCAGGTCCACCGTGGCCCAGAGAAAACAAGCCAACGAACTGAGAAAG ACTCTTAAACCCTTGCTGGAGAAGAGACGACGTGCTCGTATCAACGACAGCCTCAGCCATTTGAAAAGTCTGATTCTTCCTCTGGTTGGCAAAGACAACGCGCGCTACTCCAAGCTGGAGAAAGCTGACATTCTGGAAATGACCGTCCGTTTCCTCAGAGACCTTCCTTCCACTCCTGTCAAAG aCTCCGCAGACAGCTACAGAGAAGGCTACAAAGCCTGCCTGCAGCGCGTCTCCGCTCTGCTTCCCAAAACCAGCCTGGATCAGGACGCGTGTCGGCGTGTGAACGAGTTCGTCCAGCAGTCCGCGTCCGCCACCGTCACCCCAACCTGCCTGAACTGCTGCGCTCAGGGCTCCAGGACTTTCCCTCAGATCCAACAGAGACTCCAGAGCCTCAAATCCAGCTTCGGCTCCAGACTGGAGAGCCAGTCCCACAGCGGCAGCGGCGCAGTGGCCCCCAGCAGAGCGCAGCCTGCAGGACCACACGCTGTCAGCGCTGCCATGTGGAGACCTTGGTAG